The stretch of DNA AGTTCAATTGCCTATAGTTCACACACATCCTCCAAGTGCCATCCTTTTTCTTAACCAAGATAACTGGAGAAGAGAAAAGACTAATGTTGGGCCTGATCTGTTGAGAATgtagcatatgctttatgagtTCCTCCATTGCATTTTTTTGGTGATATGGTAACATGTATGGTCTCTAAGACACTATTTGTTTCTCATCCATCAAAGCAATGGCATGATCAACTTTTCTCTTTGGTGGTAATTTGTCTGGCTCTTTGAAGACATTAGCAAACTCATGTAAGATTTGCTTAATGTCCTGAGGTATTGTTGGAGTGGTTGAAGTATCATTAGGCATTGTAGAATTGGTATGGAGTAGTAGTAGAGATCTGAATGCTTTCTTCTTCATGATCTGTGACAGCTTCCTGTGACTGATTGAGTCTACTATCAATAACAGTTTCATCACTGAATGTAATCAGTTGATTCCCATTCTTGGTGACAGAAAATTATGTAGTTTTCAAGTTGAGGCCAACAGGACTGTGTGCAAATATCCAGTCATTGCTTAGGATAATATCATATCCTTGTACTTCCAAAATTCTAGAGTTTGAAGAGAACGTATGACCTTGAATAGTGTAAGGGCAATGTAAGCATGCAGATTCACTAAACATGGTTTCTCCATTAGCAGCAGCCACTTTAATCTTTTCAACTGCAGATATCTTACAGTTGGACTTGATTGCAAATTTTGCTTGGATAAAAGATAAGTCACTTCCAGTATCCACCAAAGTAGTAGCAATTTGTTTGCCTATATGAATCTTCAGTGTAAAAGTAGTAGCAGTTGTAGATGTTCCAGTCAAAGCATGCAGTGATAAATTATGCACTGGTACTGCTTCTGCATCATGGAATTCTTAATTTTCAGAGAGGGTACTGTTTTCCACCACCGAGATTTCCTCCTGCCCATTTGCATTCTCCACCACTAGTACTGAATAGATCTGTTTCCCTTTACAAACTTTAGCATGACCAGGAGCCCATGGCTCTCTACACTTAAAGCATTTGCCAGCAGCCCTCGATTCTGCTATATTGTTGGTTTGTTGGTCTTTTTCTTTACTGTCCTTCACCCAGGGTTGATGTGGTCTCTGTGTGGGAACCACATAAGTTGTTTTCTTGGGAATAGGGCTAGCTTGCTCAAGTCTTTTAGCATACCAAAAAGTTTGACTCAAAGTTGGTGGTTTGTAGCACTGGAAATGATGCTGTATGTAATCTTTGAGACCAGACACAAAACTACCGACAAAATAGGCTTCAGTTAAGGAAGGGTTGTTTCTTTTCACTAAACCCATCAATTCTTCAATTTTTTCCACATATGTTGTTTATGAAGAAGTCGGTTTCAAATTATGGAACTATCCAATAGCATCACATATGGATGTCTCATTGAATCTGTCACCCAGCATAGCACCGAATTGATGCCATGGTAACTGTGTAGCACTACATCAAGTGCCTCTCCACCAAAACTCTGCTTTTCCCTTGATGTACAAAACAACAATTTGGACTCTATCCTCATTTGGAATCCTAACCAACTCAAAGTACTTTTCTGCCTTTCGGACCCAACCATCTACATCTGATCCATAAAGACggtacataaagaacatctCTCAAACAAAGTACAAAGCCACTATGTAATTCTAAATGAAATTCTGCAATGGCTTCGACTTCAGCTTCTACACCGTTTGCAACTTTAATTCTTCTtgcgcctcttggcagggtcctCCTCATACTTGATCCCTGTAAATAATTAGCAACATGagtagttgcaccagaatcaatccaccaagtggaTTGGTCATAACttaaatacagggattcatcTACAAAAGTAATGGTGTCCTCACCCTTTCTTAACAACTCTTTCAGGAATTCTGGGCAGTCCCTCTTGTAGTGCCCTCTCTTTTTgcacttcaggcactggtcttgttCAACTGGAAAATTTTCCCAGTCTTTCTGTGGAGGTGGTCTGGAAGGGCCACTCTCATGCTGATTCTTGCCTGGTGGGAAAGGTCTCTTGTTATGCTGGAAGTTCTTATTCTGGAAATTCTTTTTCTTGTGTTGAACTTGAAAAGCAAGCTCACCACCATTGGAGTTCTTAAGGCGATCCTCTTCTTGAACACACATGCCAATCAGCTTGTCAATACCCCAATCTTCTGGAAAAGCGTTATAGTTGACATGAAATGCCTCAAACGCCTTTGGTAGGGACTTGAAGACTAGCTGAACAATGAACTTTTCTGGCAAAGGCATGTCCATTGTCTTAAGCTTGTTGGCCATGTGGCTCATTTCTAAGATATGTTCTCTGATGCCACCGCCAGTGTATTTCTTGGTGATAAGCTGCTCAGCAAGAATGGCAGCATAAGCCTtggaagaaccagtaaactgacTCTTCACCTTTGCTAAATATTCTGAAGCGGTGTCACAATCTGGGATCGCCATCTTGATGGCATCTGAAGTGGAACCCTTCATGACCATAAGACACTTGCGGTTGGAATCATTCCAACGTGTCTTGTCAGCATCATATCTGGTCATAGCAGAGTCATAATTCTTCTCTCGGATAGCCCAAGCAGCAGCTTCTTCATTCCGTGCCCTTACGGGCTTTTCTGGTTCTTGAGGAGCTGGTGTTGTGATGGCCAAATCTATATTGGCCATCGCCAGAGCTATCTCCAATTTCTGGTACCATTTCCCATAGTTGTTGCCATCCAGTTCAGGAATGGCATTCACATAAGTCATAGCATTGGagcctgaaatttgaattcaaaatttgtgaggacaacaataaatgcatgtatcaatttaacgttggtcaaaattaaaacatgcaATAATTTGTACATTAAATCTAAATCACCgttgggaagaaaaagatatAATGTATACAAAATTCTGaacaaaattataatattgcaatatcaactttggtcagaaattacAACATTATAATATACTGAAAATTCTAAGAAATAAATTCTATAGGCCTCTATATCaattatctcgttggttcaaattaacatagagacaaaataaattctttgcagcggaaacatgtaaaaTTCTAAATATTCAGAAGCATAATTCTTGTAAATTTCTGCTCTAAAATTAATACACATTGGTGCATTTATTTACAGAGATCAAATTCTAAGCAAAttcattcaaattcaaattcaaaatgcttatgaaataaaagaaaaagcgAATTCTCGAACTGTTCATGCGGCCCGAGACGGAAAAACGGCCCACGGCCCGTTTCCGCGCGGCCGCTCCCCCGCGCCTGGGCCCGCAACCCAGCAGCCGACAGCCGGGCCGCCGAAACGGCCCGCGCGGTGCGCCCTCTTGGGCTTCTTCTGGCCTACTTGGCCGGCGACCGCCCCCAGACCGTCGGATCAAATCCGACGGCTGGGAAACGCCCTCAGCGGAACAAAAGGCCACGGCCGGCCGGATCTCCCGGAAACCCTAGCGCCATTCTATTCTCCCCCCCGTTTCTCACGCCCGAGCGAGCGagcagcggccatggcggcccagGGAAGTcggcagcacggcggcgccccCCGCCGGTCCCCTCGCCGGCGCGTGCGCTCAACCGAgtgggagcgcgccgccgtcgagcggacTGGTTGTGGTGCACGGGCCGTGTGCCGGTTCTGCTTGGCGGACGCGGCCCTGCGCGCGGATGCGCgacgtcgagcggcggcggccggttctGCACCTTACGCGGGCGAGCCGACGGCGGCCGAGGAGGTAAGTCCCCCCCTTTCCCCGGTCGGGTTCTTGATTCTGCAGGTGGGTTTTTCTTGGGTGTAGGGTTAGGGTTCTACTGTTCTTGTTCGATTCGAGATCGAAACTCGATTTCTTTCATCTCCTTCTACTTTCTGAGCATAGATCTGAGTAAAACGAAACCCAAAAACCTCGATCTACAACTAGATCGGCGAATGATACCAATGATGGATTCTAATCTTCTCTGTTTCTGGACTAGGATCACATCTAGTGTACGAATCGAGTACTGGGGTACAAGTTCTAGGTATAATATCAAGTGATTCATTCTAGACCTAGTacaagagagagacagagaaagagagatagGTGGATGAGAGACACAGACCATCCGCGGGAGTGGATGCAGAGGAGCCGTTGCCGGTGGGCGCCATCGCGTCGATGGAGCcgaggatggaggcgaggaagtccggctcttcgaggcgctgatccggcggcggcagtggacgGCGCAAGTCCCGGCGTCCTTCAGGCCTCCACCGGCACTGACCGATGATGGGGTtggcggaggaggacgtcgtGGTTGCGGTGGCGGAGCTTCCCGTCGGCCTCGCACTAACCCTAGATCGGTAGGGAC from Panicum virgatum strain AP13 chromosome 9K, P.virgatum_v5, whole genome shotgun sequence encodes:
- the LOC120651117 gene encoding uncharacterized protein LOC120651117, with protein sequence MAPTGNGSSASTPADGSNAMTYVNAIPELDGNNYGKWYQKLEIALAMANIDLAITTPAPQEPEKPVRARNEEAAAWAIREKNYDSAMTRYDADKTRWNDSNRKCLMVMKGSTSDAIKMAIPDCDTASEYLAKVKSQFTGSSKAYAAILAEQLITKKYTGGGIREHILEMSHMANKLKTMDMPLPEKFIVQLVFKSLPKAFEAFHVNYNAFPEDWGIDKLIGMCVQEEDRLKNSNGGELAFQVQHKKKNFQNKNFQHNKRPFPPGKNQHESGPSRPPPQKDWENFPVEQDQCLKCKKRGHYKRDCPEFLKELLRKGIKYEEDPAKRRKKN